The Pseudofrankia inefficax genome window below encodes:
- a CDS encoding alpha-ketoglutarate-dependent dioxygenase AlkB, translating into MAGTPFQASLLDTAASVEIGPVAAGLSRRPLAGGAWVDVRRRWVTGADSLFERLRAEVPWRAERRPMYDRTVDVPRLLSFYAAGEPLPDQALDEARRALDQHYAAELGEPFTTVGLAFYRDGRDSVAWHGDRLGRGSTHDTMVAILVLGAPRTLLLRPRPGTPPARTGSRSAPGGPAAPSLFTGDPSAITRPPGAGASTISPTGLSSPSGAGGAATTIRFELGHGDLLVMGGSCQRTWEHAVPKTARPVGPRISVQFRPHDVR; encoded by the coding sequence GTGGCTGGCACCCCGTTTCAGGCGTCACTCCTGGACACGGCGGCGTCGGTGGAGATCGGCCCTGTCGCGGCCGGGCTGTCCCGGCGCCCGCTGGCCGGCGGCGCCTGGGTCGACGTCCGGCGGCGCTGGGTGACGGGGGCGGACTCCCTGTTCGAACGCCTGCGCGCCGAGGTCCCGTGGCGGGCCGAACGGCGGCCGATGTACGACCGGACCGTCGACGTCCCGCGGCTGCTGTCCTTCTACGCGGCGGGTGAGCCACTGCCCGACCAGGCCCTCGACGAGGCGCGGCGGGCACTCGACCAGCACTATGCCGCCGAGCTCGGCGAGCCGTTCACCACCGTCGGGCTCGCCTTCTACCGGGACGGCCGCGACAGCGTCGCCTGGCACGGCGACCGCCTGGGCCGCGGCTCCACCCACGACACCATGGTCGCGATCCTCGTGCTCGGCGCCCCGCGAACGCTGCTCCTACGCCCGCGGCCAGGCACTCCCCCGGCCCGGACCGGTTCGCGCTCCGCCCCCGGCGGCCCGGCGGCCCCCAGCCTCTTCACCGGCGACCCATCGGCCATCACCAGACCGCCCGGTGCCGGCGCCTCGACCATCAGCCCGACCGGACTCAGCAGCCCTTCTGGCGCCGGAGGCGCGGCCACCACGATCCGGTTCGAGCTGGGCCATGGCGACCTGCTCGTGATGGGTGGCTCCTGCCAACGGACCTGGGAGCACGCCGTCCCCAAGACCGCCCGCCCCGTCGGCCCCCGCATCAGCGTCCAGTTCCGCCCCCACGACGTCCGCTAG
- a CDS encoding helix-turn-helix domain-containing protein, translated as MSIDRAGLAAAVRRGRERVRPEEVGLPAGPRGNRRVPGLRREELAMLAGISVDYVVRLEQGRGPRPSTQVLAALARALRLDTAGRDELFHLAGGAPPAPGAIELHVRPSVLRLIDRFVDLPTMVVSAKGDVLAWNAMSSALLGDWSIVPVERRNINLLRFLPDPARDGVRHPVGATEAERAATAAQAAAALRSTAARYPRDPGLAALLADLLAGSAQFRRLWDSEPAGGWRSARKTVEHPSLGALTLDCDTLHVPDVDQAVIVYSAPPGTREAEALALLRVLGTQDLAADQAPVAGPRSA; from the coding sequence GTGAGCATCGATCGCGCGGGCCTGGCGGCAGCCGTCCGCCGCGGCAGGGAACGGGTCCGGCCGGAGGAGGTCGGGCTGCCCGCGGGCCCGCGGGGCAACCGGCGGGTGCCGGGCCTGCGCCGCGAGGAGCTGGCGATGCTCGCGGGCATCAGCGTCGACTACGTCGTCCGGTTGGAGCAGGGCCGCGGACCACGGCCCTCGACGCAGGTTCTGGCGGCCCTCGCCCGGGCGCTGCGGCTCGACACCGCCGGCCGCGACGAGCTGTTCCATCTGGCCGGCGGGGCACCGCCCGCTCCGGGGGCGATCGAGTTGCACGTGCGGCCGAGCGTACTGCGCCTCATCGACCGGTTCGTCGATCTGCCCACGATGGTCGTCAGCGCGAAGGGCGACGTCCTGGCCTGGAACGCGATGTCCAGCGCGCTGCTCGGGGACTGGTCGATCGTTCCCGTCGAGCGGCGCAACATCAACCTGCTGCGTTTCCTGCCCGATCCGGCGCGGGACGGCGTCCGCCACCCGGTCGGCGCGACCGAAGCGGAACGGGCGGCCACCGCGGCCCAGGCGGCCGCCGCCCTGCGGTCGACGGCCGCGCGCTATCCACGCGACCCGGGCCTCGCGGCGCTGCTGGCCGACCTCCTCGCCGGCTCGGCCCAGTTCCGCCGGCTGTGGGACAGCGAGCCCGCGGGCGGCTGGCGCAGCGCCCGCAAAACGGTCGAGCATCCGTCGCTCGGCGCCCTCACCCTGGACTGCGACACCCTGCACGTGCCCGACGTCGACCAGGCTGTGATCGTCTACTCCGCCCCGCCCGGCACCCGCGAAGCCGAGGCCCTCGCGCTGCTGCGCGTGCTCGGCACGCAGGACCTGGCCGCTGACCAGGCACCCGTGGCCGGCCCCCGCAGCGCCTGA
- a CDS encoding UvrD-helicase domain-containing protein, whose product MARLGIDKDFLLDFARLDKPVQQKVSDTFAKFQQATHAGLHLEKISNARDDRLRTIRIDQFWRGVVLAPDHGDHYTLLKVLPHEEAYAWAQRRRVSVNSATGRIEIRDSVALDATLPELDRSARRGRGGTRPLFADVDATTLRRLGIDQQTLAFARAVTDLAQLETAQAFLPESQWTVLYGLAAGLSPDDVWQEIAAAVLTVSGPDEPVSPATVGAGAFDPDDVAAAVERSQDRVVLVSGPAELLEVLNHPFDLWRVYLHPVQFKVAHARYRGPARVTGGPGTGKTVVALHRARHLAAAGAGPVLLTTFTGTLTATLQTNLALLEAEAAIRDRVAVRTVDQVANQIWRSVHGAPPPLIQGDDERDLWKELIDERGLAFGDRFVADEWRQVILGNGINDLAGYQAASRAGRGKPLTAAQRSRVWAAVEAFEARLREQGVLTHALVCAEATRLLDQGAVAPNLFGHHPDAAGRRPFRHVVVDEAQDLSPAQWRLLRAAVAPAENDLFLAGDAHQRIYGHRASLRDHGIVVTGRASRLTVNYRTTAEILAWSLGMLRDERIDDLDGGLDSIAGYRSELHGRRPVLAGAPTPSDEAKGLIDVVRGWIDAGVEPAEIGVAARTNAVVDETLTALLDAGLPARSLAKPKPRGRKAGTGSQVAVGSMHRMKGLEFRCLAVTGVGAGQVPSSAVTPADEDPYAHALDLQRERCVLFVACTRAREQLYVSWHGAPSPFLTAVR is encoded by the coding sequence GTGGCTCGGCTGGGCATCGACAAGGACTTCCTGTTGGACTTCGCGCGACTCGACAAGCCCGTTCAACAAAAGGTCTCCGACACATTCGCGAAGTTTCAGCAGGCCACCCATGCCGGCCTGCACCTGGAGAAGATCAGCAATGCCCGGGACGACCGGTTGCGCACCATCCGAATTGACCAGTTCTGGCGCGGTGTCGTCCTCGCACCGGACCACGGCGACCATTACACGCTGCTGAAGGTGCTGCCGCACGAGGAGGCCTATGCCTGGGCCCAGCGCCGCAGGGTGTCGGTGAACTCGGCCACCGGCCGCATCGAGATCCGCGACAGCGTCGCCTTGGACGCCACGCTGCCCGAGCTGGACCGATCGGCGCGGCGCGGGCGCGGCGGGACGCGTCCCCTGTTCGCCGACGTCGACGCCACGACGCTGCGCCGGCTCGGCATCGACCAGCAGACCCTCGCCTTCGCCCGAGCCGTCACCGACCTCGCCCAGTTGGAGACCGCGCAGGCCTTCCTGCCCGAAAGCCAGTGGACCGTGCTCTACGGCCTGGCCGCCGGCCTGTCGCCGGACGACGTCTGGCAGGAGATCGCCGCGGCCGTCCTGACCGTCAGCGGGCCGGACGAGCCGGTGAGCCCGGCGACCGTCGGGGCCGGCGCGTTCGACCCGGATGACGTGGCCGCCGCCGTGGAACGCAGCCAGGACCGGGTGGTGCTGGTCTCCGGGCCGGCCGAGCTTCTCGAGGTGCTCAACCACCCGTTCGACCTGTGGCGGGTCTACCTGCATCCGGTCCAGTTCAAGGTCGCCCACGCCCGGTATCGCGGGCCGGCAAGGGTCACCGGCGGCCCAGGCACAGGCAAGACCGTTGTCGCGCTTCACCGGGCCCGCCACCTGGCCGCCGCCGGAGCGGGGCCGGTCCTGCTGACGACCTTCACCGGGACCCTGACCGCGACGCTGCAGACGAACCTGGCCCTGTTGGAGGCTGAGGCGGCCATCCGGGACCGGGTCGCGGTCCGCACCGTCGACCAGGTCGCCAACCAGATCTGGCGGTCCGTCCACGGCGCGCCACCGCCGCTCATCCAGGGCGACGACGAGCGTGACCTCTGGAAGGAGCTCATCGACGAGCGGGGGCTGGCGTTCGGGGACCGGTTCGTCGCCGACGAATGGCGCCAGGTGATCCTCGGCAACGGGATCAACGACCTCGCCGGCTACCAGGCGGCGTCCAGGGCCGGCCGTGGCAAACCTCTGACGGCGGCGCAGCGGAGCCGGGTCTGGGCGGCCGTCGAGGCGTTCGAGGCCCGGCTGCGCGAGCAGGGCGTCCTCACCCACGCGCTGGTCTGCGCCGAGGCGACTCGGCTGCTCGACCAGGGCGCCGTGGCACCCAACCTCTTCGGCCACCATCCCGACGCGGCGGGCCGCCGGCCGTTCCGGCATGTCGTCGTCGACGAGGCGCAGGACCTCAGCCCGGCGCAGTGGCGGCTGCTGCGCGCCGCCGTGGCCCCCGCCGAGAACGACCTGTTCCTCGCCGGCGACGCCCACCAGCGCATCTACGGCCACCGGGCGAGCCTGCGCGACCACGGGATCGTCGTCACCGGCCGGGCCAGCCGGCTGACCGTCAACTACCGCACGACCGCCGAGATCCTCGCCTGGAGCCTCGGCATGCTGCGTGACGAGCGGATCGACGACCTGGACGGTGGGCTCGACAGCATCGCCGGCTATCGCTCCGAGCTGCACGGCCGCCGCCCGGTCCTCGCCGGGGCGCCGACGCCGTCGGACGAGGCCAAGGGCCTCATCGACGTCGTGCGCGGCTGGATCGACGCCGGTGTCGAGCCGGCCGAGATCGGCGTCGCCGCGCGCACGAACGCCGTCGTCGACGAGACCCTCACCGCGCTGCTGGACGCCGGCCTGCCCGCCCGGTCACTCGCGAAGCCGAAGCCCCGGGGCCGCAAGGCGGGAACGGGCAGCCAGGTCGCCGTCGGCTCGATGCACCGGATGAAGGGCCTGGAGTTCCGCTGCCTGGCGGTCACCGGCGTCGGGGCGGGCCAGGTCCCGTCGAGCGCGGTCACGCCGGCCGACGAGGACCCGTACGCGCACGCGCTGGACCTGCAGCGGGAACGCTGCGTGCTGTTCGTCGCCTGCACCAGGGCACGCGAGCAGCTCTACGTCTCGTGGCACGGCGCACCCAGCCCGTTCCTCACCGCGGTGCGCTGA
- a CDS encoding SDR family NAD(P)-dependent oxidoreductase: MTTVLITGANKGLGLESARRLAALGWTVWLGAREADRGKTAAAEITAEQPGADVRVLALDVTRDDSVASALETVRASGTGVDVLVNNAGIAGTRKAPAETVPADFLGVFGVNLLGPVRMTHTFLPLLRESAAPRLVMVSSGMGSFGITNDPDRLESTLHGLVYPSSKAALNMVATMYAKSLPDIQVTVVDPGYTATDLNGFSGFQTVTEGSDAIVEACTATTRLAPFISRSGPIPW; this comes from the coding sequence ATGACAACCGTGCTGATCACCGGGGCAAACAAGGGCCTCGGCCTCGAATCCGCTCGCCGCCTGGCCGCGCTCGGCTGGACGGTCTGGCTGGGCGCCCGTGAGGCCGACCGCGGCAAGACGGCGGCGGCAGAGATCACCGCGGAGCAGCCCGGCGCCGACGTCCGGGTCCTCGCGTTGGACGTGACCCGCGATGACTCGGTCGCGTCGGCGCTGGAGACCGTCCGCGCCTCCGGCACCGGTGTTGACGTGCTGGTCAACAACGCCGGCATCGCCGGAACCCGCAAGGCGCCGGCCGAGACCGTGCCCGCCGACTTCCTCGGGGTGTTCGGCGTGAACCTGCTCGGCCCGGTGCGGATGACCCACACGTTCCTGCCGCTGCTGCGCGAGTCGGCCGCGCCCCGCCTGGTGATGGTGTCCAGCGGGATGGGTTCCTTCGGGATCACCAACGACCCGGACCGCCTGGAGTCGACGCTGCACGGCCTGGTCTACCCGTCGTCGAAGGCAGCCCTGAACATGGTCGCGACGATGTACGCGAAGTCGCTGCCCGACATCCAGGTGACGGTCGTCGACCCCGGCTATACGGCCACCGACCTGAACGGCTTCTCCGGATTCCAGACCGTGACCGAGGGATCCGACGCGATTGTCGAGGCCTGCACCGCCACGACCAGGCTGGCGCCTTTCATCAGCCGCTCCGGCCCCATTCCATGGTAA